In Plectropomus leopardus isolate mb chromosome 21, YSFRI_Pleo_2.0, whole genome shotgun sequence, the DNA window GCCGACTGTACGGCTGATGGAGTATTTCTTACCGTGCTTTCTGCCTGTTACTTTGGCTCATGGTGTCTTCATAAGGTTCTTGGTGATCTTAGAGATTAAAAAGAAGGACATGGACACTTTAGTTTTAGGAATACCCAATGTCAAACAGAGAAATACTGGTCAAATAACATGATGACAAACAGTTTCTCTAAATGTAAAAGCTCAccatcttcatcctcctcttctcgttcttcatcatcattttcacCACAGGGCTGGCTCTGGCCTGAGTGTGAATTGTTAAATGACTTGTACTCCCCGTAAGCTGTTGTGTCAAACATCATATCCAAACTGTCATTTGCCTTCTCGCCAATTCCTGGAAAGCACAAAGatatattgacattttcatGGAAACACATTTGAAATATGCAATTAAATACTGTGGATAAGACCTGTCAACTTGTGTATGATTTCAGTGTCAACCTAAGCATTTCCATTagcaattctttttttaaaaatgtagtttataCTCACCCGACACGCTGTGTCTTTTGTCCTGGGCGTTTTCTCCCCGACACTGGAGTAAACTGTGACTGACCCAAGTGCAGTCGGTATCTACTAATTCTCCGGGACATTCTTCTTCGTCTTCCTTTTGCTAAAATATAAACTGGTACAGATAAATAGCTCGGTGTAAAAGACACCATTTATCCAACTGGTCAGATATTTGCTAAATAACACTAAAAATCATCAAGGTGAATGAACATTTCTGACATACAACAACAAAGGGCTTTTCTAAATTCATAATGCACTTCAGATCAGCAGGATATACAGTATCTTGATTGCTAAAACAAGGCACAAGAGCCTAGTGACTGTATATATTCAGCCATGCGACTGTACCTCGTGCTCTCTCCACTCGCTGTCATACATGGACAGGGCGAGCGCAGGGTCAATGCTCCATGAGGGCTCCACTCTGTGCTTCCTTTCAGCTGGGAAAGTAGAGTTAGCATTGTCACATTTAATTCAGCAGAGGATAAAGAAATACTTGAAATGGACTAACGTTCAGTCTAAAGTCAgaaaaagaccatctttcaCATGTTGCTGTCAAACACAAGACACTCAGAAAACTCACCATCTTTTCCTTCATGTTGGTCATGTGAAGCATTCAGATTCAGCCGGGCGGTTCCTTTCTTCCCAGCACTCTCTTTGTTTGCTTCTCTAACATTTGGCTTCTTGAAAGCAGGACTTATACAGGACACGTCTGGCCTTTGGTTTGAAGTCCCATTTAGTGCTGGCCCCGCCTAAATGTTAAAGGAAtcacatgacattttaaatccatATAGAGGAGCTATTCCATCTATACTGCTTATATATTATATGCATTTCTATAAATATAAGAAGTGCCACTAAAAAAGCAGGGGATACAAAGATGCACACTAAATTTGGTCTGAAAATACTGCTGCAATTTATCTTGCTGGGTGGTAGCTTTCCCCCAACACACGTTCATAAAAGCCCTGACGTGACTCTACTCAACTCGACTCGCTCTTTTACAAGATTCCAACatgcatttatgaaaaaaactttttcaagcCTTTCAGAGACTcataataaagctttttttcatcCCAAAACTTacgttacatttttttaacatatctgaTTAAACTTGATTCAGACATAGTTTCAGATAGTTGGCGTACACGAGGGGAGAGACGGAACCcggagagaaaacaagaaaaacccacatgatggtaaacaaaaaaattgtcacaCGTGgatgcatattagagctacattaCGTTGACAGCTACAGGCAATAAAGTTGCTGTCACGTTACAGTACATGGAGGGTTATCCATGAAAGATAAAAGGAGAAATTTCAATATACCCAACAAAATTTCATGAGTTTTTCAAAGGATTTTAATAATTCCATTACTTGGAGGTTTTCCATAACCCATATCCATAACCATGGGTATAGAGGATAATAGAGGGTGGAACTGAAACATTGTAGGCTGCTGATTGGTCAAAGAGAATCATTTAAggctcagtaaaaaaaaatgtttttcttcgcccacttgcctggcatttttcaaacataactGATTCAAACTCTTTTCAATCACACGTTAGTTGACAAACAGGGAAAGACTAAACacggggagaaaatgaagattCGTACGTAATAAATATCACATTGACGCGAATATGGGCTTTTTTAAGCCGGCAGCTATAAAACTGAGACTTGCTGTTACGTTACAGTTTGTGGACGAAATCCACAGAAGATTACTATGACTGATTGGGTACTatctgcagtgaaaaacaaaatcaaagaaaggACCTGGTACCACAGTGAGTCAAGCCGAAGTGAAGCATGCAGTGCAAATGAGACATTACCTTTCCGTCCAGCAGCTGCTTGCTGAAGCTTTGATTGCTTATAGATGCAGAGGCTTGTTTGATCAGGTCAGGTTGCTTGTGTTTGCCTTCCTTCTGTTTGTCCACCCCTTCCTGGATTTCTTGTTTGTCCTCCTCTTGCACCTCCTGCTCAGTTTCCTCCTTCTTGCGCTTTGCTTTGTTAACGGAGCCATCCTCTGAAAACCTTTTGACACGTGGGAGAAGTGATGGGGATGTTTCTGTGGTGGATTCTGGACTGTGGAGCAGCGTGGATGAAGGGGTGGAGCGGTATGGTCTTCAGGCAGGGAAACAAACATGGTTGTGTTATTGGAATGTCTTTTGCTTGATTGAATGAAAGACAAAATTCAGTCAAAATAATCGGGAAACGTCTATATGGGACAAGCCCTTCCGACTTGTGGTATTACTGGTACTGTAGTTATGAAATTTGACTTAAAGCAGTCCACGTGTTTCTTTAGGACAATTCATAATTCACTGCTGTCTGCAACTGTGTCCATTTTGACAAGCCAAAGTTGTCAAAGTCTTGATTTACAACCCATGATACTGTCACAATCGTCAGCCAATGAATTTGCACCAACTGTTATCATCCTTACTTCAAACGAGAGACACACTTCCAGGGAGATCTTGAGCTACTCTGCTGGCCTGCAGCTGTGTCAGTTTTCTAAGGAGAGATGACAAGGAAAAGGAGCTAAGGAGCTAAATTGCTCAATTCACAAAATGAATTTTTGGCAAAATCTCTTTCATACAGACTTTACAGCAGTGTGAACTCAACTTACCATGTCAGGCTTGTCAATAAGTTCAAGCCCACAAGTTTCTGCAACTGCTTCTTCCAGGTATGGATTCACATCATCTGAAACAAGACAGACCCAACAACAACTTCAGAAACTTTACACATGACAACCGGAAATGTTCAATTGTGAGCACTTGAGGACAGGTGGAAAAAATTCTCAGTAAATTATGGAGAAAAACTGTATATGCAAAACTGTATATCTTGGGTTCAACCATTGATCTTAAGGACTCTGACTTGTCCTATTTTTAGAAGAGATGGATTAGCTTGGATTTCACaacacttaaagggatactaATGAGGCACTGGAAGAAAAACACCCACCCCCATATGAAGAATGGACTATGACAATGGACTGTGTACTCTCTATTGAACAAACTTGATGAGTAAATACATACATGGCGCTCTTTCACTTGCTGGCTACATTCAATTTAGGGACGAATGCAATAATCTAATGCAACTGAAAGATGGCTGGGTTTAACCTTGAAgatgatgtcagtgtgtgagtgtatgtgtaaGCATTACTATTTTAAGGCCTTATTTCTAGGTTACTAAATTCAATGACTATTAAGAGAAGGATCCTCAGGAACCCTGCAAGATTAGTGTCAAAAATTCAGCATtcaaccaaatgtctccccttttaAGTCATAGTGTTGAATAATAGCCTGAAAAGTGTTCTTCCAAATCATCATGTCATGGTGAAGTTGACCTTGACCTCCTGGACATTTAAGGtaatcacttcattattttatcctctTAGACAGtagtgccaaatttaaagaaatacccttaatgtgttcatgagaatgggacagacggaCAACACAAGAACATGATGCTTCTGGCCTTGACTGACACCcacacagaggcataaaaactaCACTAATTATGATAATGTCTACTATCACTGCTTTCTATGCTGCTTTCTGTCGCATGGATTGCTCTGAAAGAGGCGGTTTGTTCTGttcttttgagttttcattaTCCAGTCTTCTGAGTAGAGCGTTTAATCTGAGACTTTAGGGTTAATTTACAGCAACCCCTCCCTCCGTGCAGTCCCGTTGTGTGAATTAGTCTGATATGAGGGGTGTGTTAGTGTAGATAAATACTGCCCAGTGCTCAAAAAGGGAGTAACAGTGCTTACTTGAGAGTTGGGATGCATCCAGTTCACAAGTGTTGGGCACAAGAACTTGCACTCTTCCAGGATTCTTTGTAGCGTCCACAGGCTCCTTATccagtactttaaaaaaaaaaacaacaacacacataaGAAGACTTATGGCCTTCAGTAAAATTCTTCAAATAAtagaaattaatattaaaaaaatctaaaagtggCTTCAAGCATACTGACCACTAAAGAGAGACTTGTTAGACTGTGGTAGAGGCATCTCTGCATAGCGAACATGCTTCATTTTCCCgccatcttttcttttctttagtttgtttgtgaCGGGCAGCGAGCTTGGCAGGATCGGTGAGTCTGGGATGATGCCTTCCTCTTGTTCAGGGGATGAGGCCTGCTGGGGCtccaagctaaaaaaaacaacccaaaaaataaaaataaaaacacctgcaaTGTGAAACTGGGAAATGACACTTTAAAACTCATTCCTGCACAGAACACCAGAACACTAAACTGGAGCTATGAACCTGTCCTGTCATAGAAATTTGTGGAGGAAACATGCATGCAAAGCAGAAGTGAAACCCCTGTGATGTATGTTTTGACTGCAACACTTCTAGTATTTACAGGAACACAGCTGCTGTGTtgcatttatttcaacatttgtattatgtcaaagaaaacatgttgacaaaTCATGACTGTGACACAATAAGAGTCTTACCGAAACATCTTTAATTTTTGTAGTTCAGCATGTAGTTTCCTGTTTTCATcctcaaggcattttttttcattctctggggaaaaaaaaacaaacattacaatTTATAACATTTTGCTCTTCAACATGCCAGTGGCCATATCTTGTGGTACATGGCTATTGTCAGAATAGacttataatgttaaataaaacatgccatGGATTCTCAAGACTGTTCATGAGTCTACAGCCAGGCTAGCTGTCTGCTAACACTTGCTACTTAatgctaaaaacaaagtgtagctgaggctgatgggattGTTATTAGTTTTGCATGGAATTgctcaaattaaaatgataattttatgATGATGGCACCAGAGGAAAGGTGAAGGGATCAACAAAGTTATTTGGACTCTCCGTCTGCGTAAACAATGTCTGTCCAAACTTTGCTGCAAATCCATTAAGTGTATGTTTAGCTGTTTcttagaataaattaaaaaaaaacaaccagaaaaaacTTGTTGGTGGCACTACAAGAAAATTCAAGCGATTGGTTAAATCATTAGAAAGTCATCCTTTAGGTGCCATATCTGTTGACACAAAATTTAATGGCAATCCATGGTAGACCAACTGATGTTTCCATCTCTAGACGAAAACTCCTAAACGAAAAACCCCAGCCTAAAAAACCCTATGGGCtaaatgttgaaaagaaaaggCCAGTTAAGGGTATTATTAACATTGTATTAAAGAGGCATTCTGTCAGAAATGAATCCCTTTCTGACCTCAGCCTTTTTGATTTGAACAGATTATTAACTACATATGtgttttgggggagtttttccttagtcgatgtgagggtctaaggacagagggatgtcgtatgctgtaaagccctctgaggcaaactgtgatttgtgataattttctttataaataagACTGACTTGATTGAAATTAACTTGACAATATGAACTGATATTAGATAGTGTAACAACGTGGTTTGATTAACCAGAATGACCAACCATTTGAGGCCCCCTTAAAGGTCGCTCATGTGATATCCATCCTTACTTAAGCTACAAATAtcttctacaaaaaaaacaaataaaaacaaaaacaagaacaaacaaacaaaaaatgattctCTGATTATCTGCAAGCTTGCAAGCAAGGTTAAATAAATTACCTAAATTTCATTACTTCTGGTCAAAATTAGGGAAaattaggtttttattttaattcttcacttgcaaaaatgttttaactcagatttcctttttttaagattattttgtgGCTTTTGCCTTCATTACATATAGGACAGcataagtgtgaaagggggagagaggagtgACGTGCAGCAGCAAAAGGCTGCAGGGTGGGGTCGAATCCATGGCTGCTGCTGCAAGGACACCGCCTCTGTACATAGGGTGCCTGCTCTGCCAGGTGAGCTCCTGGGTGCTCCAGgtttttttcgttttttcaGACCAATGAGTCTCTGGCTCCCTGAACCATGACAGAGCCtttgatttcttcaaatatCAGGACACTGTCTTAAACTGTGAGGGgttctttcattttatatttgttgcACAGAAGAACTGCCATGACCTTTGTCCTGATTATGGGCTTAAAGTAATAAAGATTCCTTGTGCCAGGTAAAGTTAAATGCAGTTTGAGAAACTCATTCTCACGAAGCCTTTGGGATACTGATAAGTATTCCACTTCAACAATGGAGATGTTGCCCATAGCAAAGAGGTGCAATCGATGTGGAGTTTATATTTGGTGCTGAAATTGGCATTTTCTGTTATCTGTTGTAAACGGCTGACCTAAAATTTTCAAAGTGCTTCAAGCATCTGGACTGTCTGTGAGCAGaatgtaaatgtgttgtttttcacaACAGGGAGGGGGGTttagctgcagctcatcacttCCTTTATCTGACTGGAAAAATAAGCATAATGATTGAACTCACTCAGTTTGGCGATGAGGCACAAATTCTGATCCTGgttatttttcaggttttcctcTAAGATGGCACATCGATCACACTCTCCTGCATGGAGCCTGGAAACAGAGAACAAAAGCTGCTGAACTTTGTTAcgctttcttttatttttccaaacaaaGACAGCCTGCAATGTGTAGGGAGTTACCTTTCCTCCAGGAGACTGATGGCATCCTGCAGGGTTTTGTTTTGCTCCTTTAGCTGCTGCGTGCGATTGTAAAACACCTCAAGTCTCTTAGCGTCTctgtagaaaacaaaagaattgACAGTTAACTAATGGAGTCACGattatttgtaaatatttaccaATGATTTTCTAAAGCCAGGGTCAAAAACACTCATGTTAtcatcatttttgtatttaaaaggaAGCGACACAGTATACTCACAAACAACGCTCATTTTTCAACTTGATCACTTTAGCCTCCAATTCTAAAAACAGCAAGCAGATGCAACGTTGAAGAAtgtgaaacaaaagcaaaaaaataaaaaaagacgtCATTTTTCAGTATGTGACTTTAGTTTAACCTACAGAAACAATAAATTCTATTTATGTCTACATAAATCATGGTTCAGTTACCTTGAAGTGCATTCTGGTGGCACTCTCCGAGCTGCCTCCATAAATCTTCAAAGAGGTCAGCTGGTTTGGGTGTTCCTCTGCTCTGTCCCGGGCTGCTCATCCTCCATTCACTGataaatccaaactaaccctccGAAACTACCGACCTGCCAACACTGCCTGGAAAGAAAAATCTTCATCATATATATTGTTGGGGcagttacttttgaaatgtagtaGGTTACAGATGACTAGTTggtctgttaaaaatgtaataaataatttaactattttaattcATAGATAAAAGTTTTGTCATTTCTgacatttgatgactttttaattatgtgttaattttttaaaaactgggcaataaagctgaaaatgtcTGGAAATAGATTAAAAGAAAGCATTTCCGCAAAGGGTAAAGATGCGAAGCAACATGAGAAATATTATATTCTACATATAAACcttttactaaaaataaaatcgtCGGATGTAACCCCTCTATTCACCAACACTCTGATAAATAACCTTAATTTAGTGACACGTTTTTTCTCTCAGTAACTGTAAGTGATTAAAAATTGACtgattttctaaattaattacATTCACGTATCTATATGTAACTATGCTGAAGggtaactagttacatgtaacaAAGGTTAGTTTCTCCCAAGCACTCATATTTCTGTATTAATTTATGAAAAGAAGCACGGACATGTTGGTCTCTCAATGTGAAACACTGACCACTAACTGAGCTACAatcacagcctttttttttgttgttgttagtaTTGTCAACCCAGCCATAACTGTTTATGATAAACGTTAACACGATTTTGGGTGAATATCCATCATACTCCTTTTCCTTTCTTGTGTACTCGCCATCCCTCTTTTACTATAACAGAATCTGAACACTGACAAACAATGAGGCTTTatggaaaacactgaaagtaAGTTATAACTCACAGCtaactagctaacgttagcgttAAATGTGCTAATGAGAGAAGTTCGCATTAAGGTTTAAATGTCTACTCGGAGGCAAAGTACAGATCACACTCGACATTTGCTGGCATTGCTAACATATTTTGAACCTGAAAACACTTTCACACAACACTGAATTATTCATAGTCGTCTGCTAATCAAGCAGCACGCTTTTACGTTATGCGCATTTAAACGCTACTTAGCCTGAGTCTGTTAACACAACAGCACCGACGTTTTCTCGATGTCGTAACATTTCACGACAACAACGTCTGTCTtacgtttttaaaaagagcaacaCTCACACAGACGAGTCTGAGGAAAGCGTACAAGTTGACAGGGGATGATATTGTTAAGCTGACATATCCGTGTGGAGTTTTTTCATgttgacaacaacaaaacaaaatccaaattcGCGCGCCGAATTGCATGATGGGaagtcttcttcttcttctgctgctgttggtAATCTGGAATCTTGgacgccctctgctgttcagaCTTTGTACTACTACAACCAGTGCACAGAATAAAcatctcttaaagggctctgacTGCAACTATAAGAAGCAATTCTGAGCAGTTTGGGCaaaatttcatctttttattttttatttaccgTTTGTGGAGCTTGTTCTGTGCAACAGACCATCGAGGACGTTAGATGagatattttgaaatatatgtttttcaagaaataatggtcaccttaaaaaaaaaatctcaaagatgtaatggttgtttttttaaagcaatgataattaattgatttttaagaTAGACCAGATGATGCTGCTTGGTAAAATTTTAATCAAGCCTACACAAATCCAAACTTGCCAAAGCATCCCTGTGTAACAGTTTAGCTACATTATTGAAAACAACTATTTGGACATGTGTCAGCTACATTATGGTAAATTGCCATTTTCTCCCTATTatgttaaattcattttttggcaATCTGTGGAATCTATATTGGACTTTGTACaatttacttaattaaaaacaaacaaacaaaaaaaacaatatttgacaTGTTACTTGATTTATAGTTGTTGTATATTTCTTTCTATTAAGTTAACTGAGGGGAAAGAAGCATTAAAGAAGTTTGTCACTCCAGCTGCACATAATTACAGCACCCCACATTTATTTGgctaaaaataaagccaaaatgaCCAAAGCAGAAACtagtaaaaggtgacgagaaatttaccttaaaaatgtgtttttaaaaaagaggatataataatcacaaaaatacagaaaagctttacaataactatatttataactataGTAATTCTTAaagtatagtataatatatagtatatttacCATAACGGTACagataaaattaacaaaatatatgaaataaagaaatacaatttgggcagttttttatttttgtttttttgtttgtttcttttgcatAATTTAAAGGTGATTTAATTGCAACTTTTTTGTGGCAATTTCTGGGCCAAaacttgttaagttgctcattgccttcttcccatgtttgactatgtgtttgaaagaaatcaaaccagtatCTCCAAAATTACACCACTCATCGtaaccagaaactgtaaaaatcatGATTTTTCCCCCGAGTCACTCAGAGGCTAGAGAAAAAAATTTGCATCTCCAGGTAAGGTGtgtgatttaacaaaaataaagtcacatcCCAGCTGCTCCCTACTCtgacaaataaagaacagtcccttacagcTTGATTACATCTTATCTAGTATGGAAAAAGAGGTGTAATGACTTGTGTAAAATTACATTctaatttaatacaaaatatttcgTGGTAGTCAGGCTCTTTAAACTACATAACTCTCCACCTATGTTCAGGGCCAAGAAgtacaaaatgacacaataagtgaaaacaaaggttacccttatatttgttttatttttggtctttctttagaatacaaaacaagaaccaaaatcacaaaaataacatttacaaaacagattATTTAACTGAGGTGACTGAGGCAACATAGAAAAGCATGTCTGAAACAGTGATACTGGTGGGTTAGCCTGGAACCTCGAGGTAAAACAGCGAGCAATGTAAAAGGTCAGATATCTTTACTGCTTTTGAATTAGTGCCTTTCTTCAGTAGTGCTATTCACAAATGGAGATTAACAATATCATGTTTTCCTAACATGCCCACAGTTAGCAGTGACTTAATGATGTAGTGCTTTAGACCTACCTAAGAACAAGTTGATTATTGTGAGATGTAGGTCAAATATTCTAGGCGTGTCGCACTATATGGCACCATTTTTAATGGTTTCTATTTCAAtcctctctcatacacacacgtacactcacacacaacactGTTCCTACTCAGCCACTCTTAACTCTTAAATGGGTGCAAATGGTTTCAAACAACTTCCTCCGAGAATGCTTCTGGaataactgaatatttttatcatctgataaccccccc includes these proteins:
- the rbbp8 gene encoding DNA endonuclease RBBP8, with the translated sequence MSSPGQSRGTPKPADLFEDLWRQLGECHQNALQELEAKVIKLKNERCLDAKRLEVFYNRTQQLKEQNKTLQDAISLLEERLHAGECDRCAILEENLKNNQDQNLCLIAKLKNEKKCLEDENRKLHAELQKLKMFRLEPQQASSPEQEEGIIPDSPILPSSLPVTNKLKKRKDGGKMKHVRYAEMPLPQSNKSLFSVLDKEPVDATKNPGRVQVLVPNTCELDASQLSNDVNPYLEEAVAETCGLELIDKPDMKTDTAAGQQSSSRSPWKCVSRLKPYRSTPSSTLLHSPESTTETSPSLLPRVKRFSEDGSVNKAKRKKEETEQEVQEEDKQEIQEGVDKQKEGKHKQPDLIKQASASISNQSFSKQLLDGKAGPALNGTSNQRPDVSCISPAFKKPNVREANKESAGKKGTARLNLNASHDQHEGKDAERKHRVEPSWSIDPALALSMYDSEWREHEQKEDEEECPGELVDTDCTWVSHSLLQCRGENAQDKRHSVSGIGEKANDSLDMMFDTTAYGEYKSFNNSHSGQSQPCGENDDEEREEEDEDDHQEPYEDTMSQSNRQKARRPAFAHVAVVRKKDERRKLKGTTCKECEIYYAHLPEEERQKKLSACSRHRFLYIPPCTPENFWEVGFPSTQTCIERGYIKEEKTPQARTRRRQPLNALFSPNPKKKQQES